ACACCCGATGAAGCTCGCCCTCGTCGACTGGCTGATCGTGGCCGCGTACTTCGTCCTTTCCGCCGCCATCGGCCTCGCCTACACCCGCCGCGCGGGGAAGAGCGTGTCGGAGTACTTCGTCTCCGGCCGCTCCGTGCCCTGGTGGCTCGCGGGCACGTCGATGGTGGCCACCACCTTCGCCGCCGACACCCCGCTGGCGGTCACCGGGATGGTGGCGTCGAACGGCATCGCCGGCAACTGGCTCTGGTGGAACATGGTGATGAGCGGGATGCTCACCGTTTTCTTTTACGCCCGGCTCTGGCGGCGCGCGGGGGTGATGACCGACGTGGAGTTCACCGAGCTTCGCTACAGCGGCAGGCCGGCGGCCATCCTGCGCGTCTTCCGCGCGCTGTACATGGCGCTCCCCATCAACCTGATCATCATCGGCTGGGTGAACCTGGCCATGCTCAAGATCCTCGGTGTGACGCTGGGGATCGCACCGGTGCAGGCACTGGTGGTGATGTTCGTGGTGACGATGGCGTACTCGGTGCTCTCCGGGCTCTGGGGCGTGCTGGTGACGGACTTCGTGCAGTTCGGCATCGCGATGGGCGGCTCCATCATCCTGGCGATCTTCGCGGTGAACGCCGTTGGCGGCATCGACACGCTCGTCGCGCGCCTCCCGGAGCACTACGGCTCGGCCGATGCCGCGCTCTCCTTCTTCCCGCGTAGCGACGCGGCGTGGATGCCGCTCACCGCATTCCTGGCGTACCTCTCGGTGCAGTGGTGGGCGACGTCGTATCCCAGCGCGGAGCCGGGTGGGGGCGGGTACATCGCGCAGCGCATCTTCAGCGCCCGCACCGAGCGCGACGGGATGCTGGCGACGCTCTGGTTCAACATCGCCCACTACGCCATCCGCCCCTGGCCGTGGATCCTGACCGCGCTCTGCGTGGTGGTGCTCTACCCCGACCTCGAAGACCCCGCCACGGGCTACATCAGCGCCGTCGTCGACCTGCTCCCCACCGGCTTCCGCGGGCTGATGATCGCGGCGTTCGCGGCGGCGTACATGTCCACCATCGCCACGCAGCTCAACTGGGGCGCGTCGTACCTGATCAACGACCTCTACCTCCGCTTCGTCAACCC
This is a stretch of genomic DNA from Longimicrobium sp.. It encodes these proteins:
- a CDS encoding sodium:solute symporter family protein is translated as MKLALVDWLIVAAYFVLSAAIGLAYTRRAGKSVSEYFVSGRSVPWWLAGTSMVATTFAADTPLAVTGMVASNGIAGNWLWWNMVMSGMLTVFFYARLWRRAGVMTDVEFTELRYSGRPAAILRVFRALYMALPINLIIIGWVNLAMLKILGVTLGIAPVQALVVMFVVTMAYSVLSGLWGVLVTDFVQFGIAMGGSIILAIFAVNAVGGIDTLVARLPEHYGSADAALSFFPRSDAAWMPLTAFLAYLSVQWWATSYPSAEPGGGGYIAQRIFSARTERDGMLATLWFNIAHYAIRPWPWILTALCVVVLYPDLEDPATGYISAVVDLLPTGFRGLMIAAFAAAYMSTIATQLNWGASYLINDLYLRFVNPAAEQRKVIALSRLATVVTFILGSGVTYILYWVGSIEGAWRIMIALGAGTGLVYIFRWYWWRINAWSEISAMVAALVSFAALTGLGIYDPVDPLEGAYLMLATTVITTIVWVAVTFLTAPTDEAKLVDFYRRVRPGGRGWRPVQALAGFPNEPVAEGALGWANWVAGVVSVYATLFGVGRLLFGAYTEAALYLLAAAIAFAVIARNLGRGEEVHRAREPVGTIRGIAEAS